In Oncorhynchus masou masou isolate Uvic2021 chromosome 28, UVic_Omas_1.1, whole genome shotgun sequence, the DNA window caaataaacacacaaaaaaaggaaAAGGGGAAAAACAGTAATTATCCTTACCTTGTTCTGTGGCATCTAATCATTTGTGATAGTCTGTGTACTCATTCTTATAATTAATTTGCATTCTGGGACAGCTTTTTTCTCCAAATCAGTTCTAAAAATAACATTAGCAATTGCAGATAAAGTGCACATGTAGTGATGAGGTCAGGTTGTGTGCATGGATGTGTGTAAGGTAATAAACATCAACAAGAATGTTCCATCCAAGGGTCTATTCGTACTAGAATCATAAAGAGTTCTTATAATCATATTGCTACAACTTGGCTAGATGAGGTTTTAAGTTCAGGTCAAATAGGGGGTGCTgatatttgtcctgtttcactTGCGTACAACTGTATAACCTGTACAAGTGCATGGGGTGAAATGGGAATTTGTTTTTAACATATCCCACTTCCCCTGAGACACTGGAGTCACAGCTATTATTGACAGCGACCAAGGTGCAAtgagggttaaatgccttgcttaAGAGCAGCGCAACATGTTTTTCACCAAGTCAGCccagggattcaaactagcaacctttcagttactgacccaatgctgtaaccactaggctacctgccttccatCTCATGTGCTCACTGCATATTGGGCTTTTGGAATACTGTATTGATTCATTCCTTATTTTACTTTAACCTcataaattgactgagaacacattctaatttacagcaacaacctggcgAAGAGTTGCAGGGGTTCTACTTCATGTTATGGTAATGCATGTAACGTGCCAAGCCGGACCATGGTAGAGTTTTTACCACAGGCagtagctttaaaaaaaatcctgtTTAGAGTAACTGCCCTCCACGTCACATCAACCTGGATATTCAAATATATGTGACAACCAGGATGATGACTGACGGGAGGTAGTAGCACGCAACACCTCATCGCAGCAGTCACTTCCTATGATGTCATACACACACCTGGCCCTCATAGAGTTAATAAGCAGAGTTTGACTGACATCTGACATTTCATTATGGACGAGTCATAAGGAGACTGTACAAATTGAAACAGACATGACATACAACAGCAGAGCAAGGAGACACTGCGAGACAGACATACCAGGAGACACGGAGGAAAACTTGCTGCCGGACTTGGGGAAACTCTAGACCTTCACTGTCATTTTGATTTAAATTTCCACAAATTTCATACAACGCAGTGAGGAAACAAGCATGTTACTATGAATTGTAGGCCCCTGTATGCTTCCCATTGTTTGATAGATTGAGCTGTAGGAAGGGTTTGGATTGCTGGAGTGCTCTACAGTGCCGAGCACTCCCATAAGAAATAGGGGCACCCCTAAACTATTTACATGTGTATTCCCATAAGAATATTGATACATTGATTGTATTACATCACACATCTTCACCCGCTTATAAACTGGAACCAAGACATGCTGGAAAATAACATATCTAAGCCAGTCTCCTTATGACTCGTACATAATGAAATGGCACCAAACTCTGCTTATTAACTCTATGAGGGCCAGATGTGTGTATGACATCATAGGAAGTgactcagttagtagagcatggcacttgcaacgccagggttgtgggttcaattcccacaggagacaaatgtatgcattcactactgtaagtcgctctggataaaagtgtctgctaaattactaaaatgtattgCTAGGGTTGGTGTGAAAAGGTTCATTGATCAGACTGAATTCAAATGAGACTAGTATTTTATGTAGGCATACATTCACATACAAAACAAGAGTTGAATTGATTAAAACCTCTCAGTTAACACTACGCCTTACATTAACCAAATACCAAGATTTGTAAACATGAGATATCCATCCACCAATTGAAAACCTTTAATGTGCCTcagttgtttttctgtgtgtgcAATTTTTACTCTGCTGAAATATTTTTGGATTAATTAAGAAAGGTAGAATTTAAGATATATATGACAATGTTTAATTGTTTAATTTATACATATAAATTAAACAAATAAACATTCTTAATTTGATAATTCATGTGTAAGCACGTTTTAGCTAcataataaatacattattaTGTAACGAAACATTTATGGAGATAGTATTCCTATACTATAAATGACTTTGATCTGATGCAACGTAATGAAACGAAATAATAGCCACTTTTCATGTCACCATTGGCTGAATTTGTTGTCGATTTAAATCTAGTGGGCAGGAGTGAGTCATTTCAACCAGTCATGTGCCATCCCCCTTGTCCCATCGTTTGCAAAGATGTCGTTGAAAGAGCTATCCTCGCTGGAAAAGGCTTTAGGATTGAAAAAGCCAAACAAATACAGTACTCAGGGGGATAGGAAGGTGAATTTGCCATCTAATGGTTTCGGTTACAGTTATCTATATGTGCTAAAGTAAATAGAGCTTACCACATGAACAGTAGGTTAAAAAGAGTCGTGAGCACATGCTAGCTACGAAGGTAGCTGGCTTGCTAATGTTAGCATGCCACTAGCTAACAAGATAATGACAGTAGCTTTAGCTAGTTCTGTTTTAGCGAATGCAGGTCACTTAGGAACAACGAAGCTATAACTTTACCCCATATAATTTGTAGAGTACATGTATAATCATGTTTGAGTTAAGCTGTGttattagccagctagctaagcTAACATTGAATGAAACTGCTGCCTGTTTGTGCCATGTGATAGCAATCTTAGGTTGGCAACGATTTCTGGCTCCAACTCATTTCGGTGGAGTGCTATACTGACTCAACAGCCTTCATTACAATGTTAGAAACACATACAAGTCACAGGGTGTAGTCAACGTGACTGCATTTGTAAGCACTGAAATACTGTGTCTTGTTGACAAgtcactacaatacagacactgaCATTGTGTCCATAactcttattttttattttacctttattttactagttaagaacaaattcttattttcaatgacggcctaggaacagtgggttaactgccggttcaggggcagaacgacagattttgtaccttgtcagctcggggatttgaacttgcaacctttcagttactagtccaatgctctaaccactaggctaatacTAAATGTACACATTGACATTCTCTCCCATCCAGGTCCCAGTCCTCCAGAGTGTTAGTGGACCAGCTCTGGTCGGCTTGGTGACCATCGCCACTCACCTGGTCCAGGAGGCCAAGCGGCCCGAGTTGCTGGGTGGGTCAGCAGAACACAAGGCTGTAGTGCAGCAGTGGCTGGAGTATAGAGTCACCAAAGTGGACGGATGCCACAAAGAAGATATCAAGACCATACTAAAGGTAGAGACCCAGAAACAATAGTAAAGATTATTCTCCAACGATTTATAACTTCAAATCATCCAAAATTATAAAgtcaataaataaaaaatacagtaccagtcaaaagtttggacacacctactcattcaagggtttttgtttattttttgctattttctacattgtagaataattgtgaagacacatggaatcacgtagtaaccaaataagtgttaaacaaatcaaaatatattttaggttTTAGATTCtgcaaagtagccacactttgccttgatgacagctttgcacactcttcgaattctctcaatcagcttcacctggaatgctttttcaacagtcttgaatgagttcccacatatgctgagcacttgctggctgtttttccttcattctgcggtctaactcatcccaaaccatcttaattgggttgaggtcaggtgattgtggaggccaagtaatctgatgcaacactccatcactatccttcttgggttactacatgatgccatatgtgttattacaaagttttgatgacttcattattattctacaatgtagaaaatagtaaaaataaagaaaaaccattgaatgagtaggtgtgtccaaacttttcattGGTACTGTTTATCGTAGTCAGTTTTATTGTCCAATGTAAATGTGGACCCACTGTTTTTCTACGATTGCTGTCAAATGGGATAGACAGGCTTGGCGAGCTGTGTACGGAGAGGGTCTAGAATAGCAGGGCCTGGGAGAAGCCCCTGAGCCAAACTCGCCAACCCATGCTCCACCAGCCATggccagacagtgtgtgtggctCATTAAGGCGTGGGGACATGAATCTAGTCTGATATATGGCCCTTCAGTGACATGGCCGAGATGGGCAAAGCAGTAGACGAGAGCCCAGAATGGCACACACTTTACAGTGTAAGTCTTTAATGGGGGGGCCGCTGTGGCTGTCGACAGCGTGAAAGTGATATGAAGCCACTGGTTGGCTGGACAGGCGCCTCTCGGCATTGACTGTCAGGGTGACATGCCGCCATGGCATTACTGAAAAGTTCTACTGATCCAGTGTATGTGGACAGgccttttaaaaaatgtaatggtGCCACTTAGATGTTAGCCCTGAGCCTGGCTCTGTGCCCCCACTGGCTGCTACAGCTGTCCTGCTGGTTCAGAACTCTAACAACATACCAATAATCCCAGAAATTAAAGGGGTCAATGTGGGCCACAATAGcatccatttttatttttttttgcactTGTAAATTCTACCATGTGAACAGTTTTTGTTGATTATGCAGAAAAACAGCCAAAATGTTTGATTTTGATTTTAGTAGTTACACTTTGGAATCAATTTCATGGGTTGGCCTTAGTCATACCGTTGATATAGAAAACCTCACGTTTTGGAAAATAACACGTTTTTCTTCGGGAGCTAATGTTCTACCTTGTGCAATAACTTATTCTTCACTGGGACCAGAAAGTGCCCTTCCTTCACTATGGTAGAATAGTCATGGTGCTATAACCCACAACCTTTGTGTTCTAGTGAGGTCTAGTAGCCCCAGTGAGCACAGGGTCGAAGAAGGCTTGGATAGGCTGTGGTTGTGGGGGGGGTGGAGGCGCAGAACCCAGGTTCTGAACTCCATGTGGAGGGGGAGCCGTCTCCTGTCCGGCTGCGCTTCCATAGCTGTAGGGAAGGTAAGGGTCTGATTGTGGCAGAGGAGTCTGCTGCCTTCATGCCTTGCTTGGCAGCACACTTCGGCTGCACAATAACTCCATTAGCCCTCAAGACGCTGTATGTGCAGTACAAGTGCTAAAGATGGTTCTGTCCCTTGGGACCTGCACAACCAtgcgcccccccccctcctgcatgcacacacacacacagcccctgtGTGCTTTGTCCATCCAGTTTGTGGAAGGTTCATTAGATTTGCAGGCGCCCAAGTCAGTCGGGAGAGAAGTGGGCCACGTGTAAGGCATCTGCGCTAGCCGGAGTGGCCAGAGTTGTGGGGATGCCATGCCACGGCAGGTAAATACATATTCCCCCTCAGGTCGTGCATTATTCACTTACAGATACCGCGCTCTCCACTCATACGTGCGCATCACGCACTCCCAGATAAATAGGTTAAATAGATTTCAGGCCTGTGTTGGCTCCACCAGCCACCATCTTGTTTTTCAACTCTTTTGACTGTTAAAAGACTTTATGTGGATATTTGGTCTCTTTAACTGTGGATATGTCAttatcttttttttcttttaccccttttttctccccaatttcgtggtatccaattgttgtagtagctactatcttgtctcatcgcgacaactcccgtacgggctcgggagagacgaaggttgaaaatcatgcgtcctccgatacacaacccaaccagccgtactgcttcttaacacagcacgcatccaaaccggaagccagccgcaccaatgtgtcggagggtacaccatgcacctggcaaccttggttagcgcgcactgcgtccggcccgccacaggagtcgctggtgcgcgatgagacaaggacatccctaccggccaagccctccctaacccggacgacgctaggccaattgtgcgtcgccccacggacctcccggtcgcggccagttacgacagagcctgggcgcgaaccctcgatcctgactagtctcccagtccctgccgctgacaaaacatccccacagcatgacgctgccaccacaatgcttcactgtagggatgttgccaggtttcttccagatgtgacgcctggcattcaggccaaagagttcaatcttgttttcatcagatcaaagaatcttgtttctcatgatctgaga includes these proteins:
- the eef1e1 gene encoding eukaryotic translation elongation factor 1 epsilon-1; its protein translation is MSLKELSSLEKALGLKKPNKYSTQGDRKVPVLQSVSGPALVGLVTIATHLVQEAKRPELLGGSAEHKAVVQQWLEYRVTKVDGCHKEDIKTILKDLNSYLEDKVYLAGNQFTLADTLMYYGIHHVIVDLAVQEKEKYMNMTRWFDHVQHYPGVRHHLPPVVVLRNRVYTSGHH